Part of the Salmo trutta unplaced genomic scaffold, fSalTru1.1, whole genome shotgun sequence genome, tatatagtgcactactttagaccagagccctattccctatatagtacactactatagaccagagccctattccctatatagtgcactactttagaccagagccctattccctatatagtgcactactttagaccagagccctattccctatatagtgcactactatagaccagagccctattccctatatagtatactactatagaccagagccctattccctatatagtacactactttagaccagagccctattccctatatagtgcactactttagaccagagccctattccctatatagtgcactactatagaccagagccctattccctatatagtgcactactatagaccagagccctattccctatatagtgcactactttagaccagagccctattccctatatagtgcactactttagaccagggccctattccctatgtagtacactactagGCCTATAGGTCTGATCAAAAGTActgctctataaagggaatagggtgccaattgggatgcaGTCGGTCTTTCTGCAGCCCCAGGGCAGGATGGAGAGAACTGCGGCCTGCATGGCAATTGTGTAAGTGTCTCTCTTCGCTGTTCTCTTTGACTGTCCACCTCCCTTGTTGGTTGGTGTGTCTTCGCTGTTCTCTTTGACTGCCCACCTCCCTTGTTGGTTGGTGTGTCTTTGCTGTTCTCTTTGACTGCCCACCTCCCTTGTTGGTTGGTGTGATTCCACAGTTAAATAAATAGTCTAAACCTAGACCCAATCCCCAGAGGTATTCAGCTGTAGTCTAAACCTAGACCCAATCCCCAGAGGTATTCAGCTGTAGTCTAAACCTAGACCCAATCCCCAGAGGTATTCAGCTGTAGTCTAAACCTAGACCCAGTCCCCAGAGGTATTCGGCTGTAGTCTAAACCTAGACCCAGTCCCCAGAGGTATTCGGCTGTAGTCTAAACCTAGACCCAGTCCCCAGAGGTATTCGGCTGTAGTCTAAACCTAGACCCAGTCCCCAGAGGTATTCGGCTGTAGTCTAAACCTAGACCCAGTCCCCAGAGGTATTCGGCTGTAGTCTAAACCTAGACCCAGTCCCCAGAGGTATTCGGCTGTAGTCTAAACCTAGACCCAGTCCCCAGAGGTATTCGGCTGTAGTCTAAACCTAGACCCAGTCCCCAGAGGTATTCGGCTGTAGTCTAAACCTAGACCCAGTCCCCAGAGGTATTCGGCTGTAGTCTAAACCTAGACCCAGTCCCCAGAGGTATTCGGCTGTAGTCTAAACCTAGACCCAGTCCCCAGAGGTATTCGGCTGTAGTCTAAACCTAGACCCAGTCCCCAGAGGTATTCGGCTGTAGTCTAAACCTAGACCCAGTCCCCAGAGGTATTCGGCTGTAGTCTAAACCTAGACCCAGTCCCCAGAGGTATTCGGCTGTAGTCTAAACCTAGACCCAGTCCCCAGAGGTATTCGGCTGTAGTGGAAACCTAGACCCAGTCCCCAGAGGAATTCGGCTGTAGTGGAAACCTAGACCCAGTCCCCAGAGGAATTCGGCTGTAGTGGAAACCTAGACCCAGTCCCCAGAGGAATTCGGCTGTAGTCTAAACCTAGACCCAGTCCCCAGAGGTATTCAGCTGTAGTCTAAACCTAGACCCAATCCCCAGAGGTATTCAGCTGTAGTCTAAACCTAGACCCAGTCCCCAGAGGAATTCAGCTGTAGTCTAAACCTAGACCCAATCCCCAGAGGTATTCAGCTGTAGTCTAAACCTAGACCCAGTCCCCAGAGGTATTCAGCTGTAGTCTAAACCTAGACCCAGTCCCCAGAGGTATTCAGCTGTAGTCTAAACCTAGACCCAGTCCCCAGAGGAATTCAGCTGTAGTCTAAACCTAGACCCAGTCCCCAGAGGTATTCAGCTGTAGTCTAAACCTAGACCCAGTCCCCAGAGGTCAGAGTTCATTACTCGATAAGACGTCTGTAAAATTCAGCCTACAGAAATGCCTTAAATCTGTTAAATGAATTATTCTTTGCTGTTCATGTTGCCAGCTTGACACTTCCTTCATAGCAGTGGTCTGTACACTCTGTTTTAATGTTGACAGCTGAAAAGAAACCTGTTATGTAAACGTTATTTGTAGTCTACACAGATGTATATAGAATCCCAACTGAGTAATATAGTGTTTCAACTAGTACTACACTACTCAGCTGGGATTCTATATACATCTGTGTAGACTGTTACTATATTTATAGGGGACAGTGTACATAAATCAATATTACAATATAACAGCCATGTAAATGTGCCGGGATTAGCCAAAAGCTAATTAGCATCCGTAGTCCCTGGGCAGGTAAGGGTCTTTACACAGCCACTATACACATACTGACTAAAACAATACAACATATCATTACATCCAATAATATATCATTCTAACGACATCAACAACAACAGTCTTACGTATGAGGAACCACAGTACTCGTGTGTACAGGTTTGGATACATTTGAGCTATGTTTTCAATATaactaaaataaatacaataatcaATACAGCTTCTCAAGTCCATGGGCATTGCATTCCAGTATATTGTAGCTCTAACAGAGAATAACGAATGTTTTATTTGTTTCTTTTTTgaaattatttaattttttacaatttttttaatttgtaaaaatatttttattaatttatttttaaaaaaaataataattttaataCTGTGTCGAAAAGGGATAATGCAATCCCTTCTAGTTACTGCCCTTGTTATCCTGAAGGTGCTTTCCTTGAGCATGATATGCCACCATAGGGGTGGAGGGGCAAGACCATGCAGGATCTTAAAGACAAGGCATTCATCTACATACTGTTTAAAGCTATCCAGACTTAAATCAATTATGTCTGTAAGTTATACGACATGGGGGAAACTGTTTGGTTTGTTATCAACAATCTGAAGTGTTTGTTTATTGTTGAGTGATTTCAGTTGGTTTCAGAATAGTAGTTCCTGCTTGTGACCAGCATGTGAGGCATTATCTCCGATGTGAGAAGATCACAGCAGACCTCCAGAGGAAGGAAAGgcctttttttttataaaaacctAAAGTTGGATAATCCAAACTTAACGGTGTTGACCACCACCTTCTTCACATGATCCTTACATGTCAAGTTGGAGTCCAAAATGATGCAGAGAGAAGTTAAACACAACTTTTAGATTCTCCCCCATTTTAACAAGAACAGCTGGTTGGGAACAATCAATGGATTTCTTAGAGAAGTACGATCTTGGCGATTTTTATGGCGGTTAAGAATTAGTCATCCGTTTTTAGAAACATGTACCATAACTTGTTAACAACTAGTTTTGTTTTTGAGTGTACATACagaactgtatcatctgcatgtTAACTTGTGGGCAAGCAAGTGGGAGATTATTTTATATAGATGGTCAACAGAAGGTGGCCTAATATTGacccttgtgggaccccaatGTTATAACTACAACTACGTTGGGATTCTATATACCTGTGtagactgctgctgctgctcagtagTAGTCTATACACCTGTGTGTAGAATCCCAACTGAGTACTAGTCTACACACATCTATATAGGATCCCAacgtaggaggaggaggagggcccgtgtaactcagttggtagagcatagcgcttgcaacgccagggttgtgggtttgattcccacagggggaccAGTATGACAGGGTGGTGGGAAAGCATGAAAATGTAATCcctctactgtaagttgctctggataagagcatctgctaaatgactaacatgtcaaTGTAGTAGTAATCTACACACAGGTATATAGGgcagccaggtagcctagtggttagagtgtaggggcaggcaggtagcctagtggttagagtgtaggggcaggcaggtagcctagtggttagagtgtaggggcaggcaggtagcctagtggttagagtgtaggggcggcaggtagcctagtggttagagtgtaggggcggcaggtagcctagtggttagggtgtaggagcggcaggcaggtagcctagtggttagagtgtaggggcggtaggtagcctagtggttagagtgtaggggtaggcaggtagcctagtggttagagtgtagaggtggcaggtagcctagtggttagagtgtaggggcggtaggtagcctagtggttagagtgtaggggcggcaggcagcctagtggttagggtgtaggagcggcaggtagcctagtggttagagagagagcctAGATAAACCTTAACATTGAATCGTTTAAATGATTCTTTCTCTGCCTCCTGTGACCTGTTTTTTTGctctctgaccccccccccccccttctccctccctctctctccctccaggtttGAACACTCTAAAGAAGATGTGTCTGGGCCCAAGCCGTCGCTGCCGCCCTCCGCCTGCGCCCTTCTCCCTCCTACGTCCCTCACCGCCAGCGCCCCAGCCCCCGTTCCCAGTGGATCAGCGGGTGGTGAGTCGGCAGACGGCCCAGAGAACCCTCATGGATCAGGGGCAGGGGACTGGGTTATGGCGGCAGAGTTTGTACCAGGCCAGCCGTACTATTGTGGAAGGGGTGAGTGTGTCTAGGAAGCTTGTGATTGAGCCTACTTGTACATAATTACACAATGATTATTATAATTGTAAGTTAAAGTGCCTTAAAAACATGTAACGTGTACCGATAGCAAGGTGCAGCCTGTCTGATCCACTCATTCAACACGGTGGTCTTTACCACGTCGGGATTGTTATCACACTGGTTGCTCCTCATTCAGACCCCAGGTGACTAAAGCTTCTCTCAACCCCAGAGCCATGTTGTCTCCCTGTGATTTCTGGGGAAGTCTGAGGTTTGCGAGCACCAACCTTTTTCAGTTGAAACTCCTCATCAATAAAGTGTATTGTCAAACTAATGTAGGGCTCAGTTGTTCAGCTAGTGTCCTGGAGTACCCCAGGTACCAACGAGGCACCACACCAGGGGTAgacgaccctgttcctggagtaccccAGGTACCAACGAGGCACCACACCAGGGGTAgacgaccctgttcctggagtaccccAGGTATCACAccaggggtagacaaccctgttcctggagtaccccAGGTACCAACGAGGCACCACACCAGGGGTAGACGACCCTGTTCCTGGACTGCCCCAGGTACCAACGAGGCACCACAccaggggtagacaaccctgttcctggagtaccccAGGTGCCAACGAGGCAACACAccaggggtagacaaccctgttcctggagtaccccAGGTACCAACGAGGCACCACACCAGGGGTAgacgaccctgttcctggagtaccccAGGTACCAACGAGGCACCCTACTGCGGCCCTACTGGGGCCCTACTGGGttctacaaggtgtggaaagcgtttcacagggatgctggcccatgttgactccaatgctttccacagtcagttgtcaagatggctggatgtcctttgcatttacatttacatttaagtcatttagcagacgctcttatccagagggacttacagtagtgaatgcatacatttcatacatttttttttctccgtactggtcccccgtgggaatcgaacccacaaccctggcgttggaaacaccatgctctaccaactgagccacacgggacctttgGGTGgaggatcattcttgatacacacgggaaactgttgagcgtgaaaaacccagcagcgttgcagttcttgatgcaaactggtgcgcctggcgcctactaccatacctcgttcaaaggcacataattattttgtcttgcccattcaccctctgaatggcacacacacaatccatgtctcagttgtctcaaggcttaaaaaaaatccttctttaaccacctgtctcctccccttcatctacactgattgaagtggatttaataagtgacatcagtaagggatcatagctttcacctggattcaccttgtcgGTCTGTTATGGAAAgatcaggtgttcctaatgttttgtacactcagtgtgtagggaatagggtgccatttgggacccagatGTATCCTTAGCTTGTTGACAGGGTGAGTTTGTGCCAGTCTGCCAGGATGTCCTTAGCTTGTTGACAGGGTGAGTTTGTGCCAGTCTGCCAGGATGTCCTTAGCTTGTTGACAGGGTGAGTTTGTGCCAGTCTGCCAGGTTGTCCTTAGCTTGTTGACAGGGTGTGTGTCCAGAGCCACTGATATGCCAACAGTGCCAGTCGCTGCCAACTTCTGCCATGTGGCCGGACAGGGTGTGAAAGAAAAGCCTTTATGGATGATTTGAATGTAGCGATCTTTCAGTTtgtccctcctgtctccctgtaggatGGACGTGATGTATTGTCAGTGACTCAATAAGACACTTTCAGTctgtccctcctgtctccctgtaggatGGACATGATGTATTGTCAGTGACTCAATAAGACACTTTCAgtttgtccctcctctctccctgtaggatGGACGTGATGTATTGTCAGTGACTCAATAAGACACTTTCAGTctgtccctcctgtctccctgtaggatGGACATGATGTATTGTCAGTGACTCAATAAGACACTTTCAgtttgtccctcctctctccctgtaggatGGACATGATGTATTGTCAGTGACTCAATAAGACACTTTCAgtttgtccctcctctctcccagtaGGATGGTTTATTGATGGAGTGTGTTTCCTTTTGGGACATTTTAGCATCTTTTATTTACAAGTTGGTTTATAAGACCACCAGACCCAAGAGGTAAATAAATGACAACATTTTGTTGGAGCCAAGTCGATGAATGTTTCCATGTCGCCTAATAAGGGTGTATCTTTGTGTGTCTGGCTCTCTCACCTCTATCTCTCCTTTTCGTTCTCATCTCGTTCCCCCTCCCCCATTAGACCCAGTGAAGTCTGAAGGGTCGGGGATGAGGATGGGTCCTCTGATGGAGCAAGAGAAAGACCCAGCGGTAGACAGTAAGGAGTTGAGGAAGACTCTGTGTCCCTACGCCGCCATGGGGGAGTGTCGCTACGGACTTAACTGTGCCTATCTCCATGGCGACGTGTGTGACATGTGCGGACTGCAGGTGCTCCATCCCTCCAACGACGCCCAGCGATCAGAACACACCAAGGTAACGGTCCCGTCAACACACCAAGGTAACGGTCCCGTCAACACACCAAGGTAACGGTCCTGTCACACACCAAGGTAACGGTCCTGTCAACACACCAAGGTAACGGTCCTGTCAACACACCAAGGTAACGGTCCTGTCACACACCAAGGTAACGGTCCTGTCACACACCAAGGTAACGGTCCCGTCAACACACCAAGGTAACGGTCCTGTCAACACATCTCCCTCCATCAGAACACACCAAGGTAACGGTCCCGTCAACACACCAAGGTAACGGTCCCGTCAACACACCAAGGTAACGGTCCCGTCAACACACCAAGGTAACGGTCCCGTCAACACACCCCCACCAATCAGAACACACCAAGATAACGGTCCTGTCAACACACCCCCACCAATCAGAACACACCAAGGTCAAACCAAGATACATTAATCCTAACACCTCACAAATGCAACTCAGCTGTTGTCAATGGAGCAGTCTGATTTAACGTCAGTAGGCTCTGTGGCACTTAGTCGTCTTGTTTTACTGTcagatactgtatttatatactacgGTCTCTTTGTTTTACTGTcagatactgtatttatatactacgGTCGCCTTGTTTTACTGTcagatactgtatttatatactatAAAGTATCAGTGTTCTAGAATTGAGACACTTAACCATTTCCAATGACTTCATCATTGTTTTGTTAACCCCCAGAAACCATCACAGGGCCGTTAACTTGTTTTGGTTTCCCCCCAggcttcataatgcattatagtGGTTagctatacctttattattccccctcaggcttcataatgcattatagtGGTTagctatacctttattattccccccaggcttcataatgcattattagtggttagctatacctttattattccccttcaggcttcataatgcattatagtGGTTagctatacctttattattccccttcaggcttcataatgcattatagtGGTTagctatacctttattattccccccccaggcttcataatgcattatagtGGTTagctatacctttattattcccccccaggcttcataatgcattatagtGGTTagctatacctttattattccccttcaggcttcataatgcattatagtGGTTagctatacctttattattcctcTTCAggcttcataatgcattatagtGGTTagctatacctttattattccccccccaggcttcataatgcattatagtGGTTagctatacctttattattcccccccaggcttcataatgcattatagtGGTTagctatacctttattattcctcTTCAggcttcataatgcattatagtGGTTAGCTATACCTTTAATTTTCCCCCCCAggcttcataatgcattatagtGGTTAGCTATACCTTTATTTTTCCCCTTCAggcttcataatgcattataatggTTAGCTATACCTTTATTGTTCCCCTTCAggcttcataatgcattatagtGGTTAGCTATACCTTTATTGTTCCTCTTCAggcttcataatgcattatagtGGTTagctatacctttattattccccttcaggcttcataatgcattatagtGGTTagctatacctttattattccccccaggcttcataatgcattatagtGGTTagctatacctttattattccccttcaggcttcataatgcattatagtGGTTAGCTATACCTTTATTGTTCCCCTTCAggcttcataatgcattatagtGGTTAGCTATACCTTTATTGTTCCCCCCCAggcttcataatgcattatagtGGTTagctatacctttattattccccttcaggcttcataatgcattatagtGGTTagctatacctttattattcctcTTCAGGCTTTATAATGCATTATAGTGTTTagctatacctttattattcccccccaggcttcataatgcattatagtGGTTagctatacctttattattcctcTTCAggcttcataatgcattatagtGGTTagctatacctttattattcccccccaggcttcataatgcattatagtGGTTAGCTATACCTTTAATTTTCCCCCCCAggctt contains:
- the LOC115191046 gene encoding probable E3 ubiquitin-protein ligase makorin-1 isoform X2, whose amino-acid sequence is MAEAAATAAPAITGAWTKHVTCRYFMHGLCKEGTNCRYSHDLNTSQPAAAMICKFFQKGNCVFGDRCRFEHSKEDVSGPKPSLPPSACALLPPTSLTASAPAPVPSGSAGGESADGPENPHGSGAGDWVMAAEFVPGQPYYCGRDPVKSEGSGMRMGPLMEQEKDPAVDSKELRKTLCPYAAMGECRYGLNCAYLHGDVCDMCGLQVLHPSNDAQRSEHTKACIEAHEKDMELSFAIQRSKDMQCGVCMEVVFDKPNPSERRFGILSNCCHCYCLKCIRKWRSAKTFESKIIK